TTGTCATATTCCACACTTCTCTTGGGATTGATTCGCTAAGTTTGTTATAAGACAAATCCATCACCTTCAACTTCTTAAGAAGGCCAATTTCTTTGGGAATAGTAcctaaaatgcattaaaaataataaaattatcagTCAAGTAAACAACATGATTATATAGAAAAGACCATGCATTTGGAAATGGATAATGTGCATATGGATTTGATAAGTGAAGCAATTTACTTATTACATTTTCAACAATGAGGACATGGTCTATTAGAATTGATAATCAAGATTAAgctgaaaattagttatattttcaatataaatatatgatctTACCTCTCAGATTGTTAAAACCAAGGTCTAGTGTCTTAAGGTGTGTGATGTTCCCAATTTGTGTAGGCATATGTCCACTAAAGTTGTTGAATGACAAATCAAGAAGCTCAAGTTGTGGACATTCACCCAAACTCATTGGTATTTCTCCCTCCAATTTGTTATTGAAAAGCTGAAGTTCTTTGAGTCTAGGAAGGTTGTTATATCTGCAAATATCCTTTGGTAGGGGGCCATGGAAATAGTTGTCGCTCAAATCTACCGAAACGAGAAAAGAAATATTTCCAATTTCTGGTGCGATGCAACCTCTGAGTCCCTTATAGTTGAGATGTAAATGAGTCACTCTACTATTAGATGAATCACAAGTAACTCCTCTCCATGTACAAACAGAGGTTCCGGCGGTCCAATTGGCTTCCATATCTACCATCAGATCACACCTAAATGGGTTGTGAATACATTGGTGAAGCCCATCTTGGGGTTCAATCTTGGGCTTTTATTTTTGGGCCTGTATAAAATGGAAGTGTAATGAGAATTACGTTGGTGAAAGTTCTTTGAAGGTACTTTGACAAATATGGGTTTCAATTGCCATGCAGCTGTTTTTGCCAAACAAATTCATCAATTTTATAAGAATATTTCATCTCAAATTTAGATCGACGGAGAGTAGAGTTTatttttggtcctaaacttaTGACTATTTTATGATTGTGGTCTAGAACattgacttttttttatctttgaatCCCGAACAAATGAAAATAGTATGCAAATAGTCCTTTTTTAAGGCTTCTTCAAAACTTGATGGTCAATGCTATTTAAGGTTCATTTCATGTCTGTTTTCGTTTGTTTGGGATTCAAAGATCAAAAAGTTAATATTTAAGACCAAAATGCGAAATGGCCATATATGAGGACCAAAAATGGACTTTTAGTCTATTCTAAATTGAAAAACAATGAAATCCATTATTTACAAGTGGTTTGAAACCCTACCGTTTCAGAGAAAGTAacaaaattaccaaaaaaaagcctgaaaaacaaataaaaggacaATTTCGTAACTTAAAGGATGTCCGATGGTCCATCGAACATCATAGCACAACGATGACTTTGATTCCTCAACTTTTTCCACAAGCATCACGTGAATTTGACGCCATAATTCTAGTCATTCCAACGCAATCAACGTCGTTTGCTGGAACTGCATCAAAATGCATCAAACATGTGTGCACAATTGATACAAAAAGGGACCAAAATGgttcaaaattttctttttagttaaaaaaatattggtTAAAAGTCATGCTATTTCCAGATAATTTACTGCTAATAACATTCAATGAAAACATCAAAGAAGTTGAAGGGATGAAGTGATTAGTAccttattttaggtccgtctCCATTTGGATACAAGCACAAGACTCCTAACGTAGAGCCAATCTCCAACAGCATCAAAGAAGTTGAAGAATGCAAATCTCCATGATTTCTTTAATATGAAAGAACCAATAACTCCCCAGAATCCGAAAATAAAACCAAAGGCCATTGATATGCCAACTTCTTGCATAAAAGATAGGTTGTTGCCTTTCTCATTTGAGTGGTTTATCGTTGGCCCATTCTCATCATTGCATTTTCTCGTCAACGGAAATCCACACAACCACCAGTTTCCAATATATGAGTTATTGTCAAATGTGGAGAACTGGTTGGATTGCGGTATATGCCCAACAAGATTGTTCATTGAAAGGTTTAATTTAGCAAGAAATGTCAACCTTGTCAATTCACTTGGAATTCCTCCTTCCAGTTTGTTTGTTGACAAATCCAACGATTCGAGTTGGCTCATGTTTCCAAGAGATGAAGGTATATGTCCTGTGAGGCTATTGTGGGATAGGTTCAAGTATTTGAGAATATTAAGATTTCCTATGGAAGGTGGAATAGTCCCGGAGAAACTATTAGAGGATAAGTCAATTGTTGTGAAGGTTTCAAGTAGTCTATTCAACAACTGATCCTGACCTTTCAAGGTGATCATCATATCCACATAAATTAGATAATAGACGTCGTTGTCTTTTTCTTTGTCATGGAAACTCTTTGTGTCATCTCTTTGCTTTTCCTCTATCATTGCTCTGAAATTCTTGAAATATCTTTCAGGGAGAGAGCCTACAAATGCATTATGAGATATATCTAGAACTTGTAACATAGGAAATGGAAGTTTGGTAGGCGAAGGAAGTGATAAGTTGCCATCAAACTTGTTAGACTTCAACACTAGCACTTTAAGCTTGGGAAGGCGTTCCATCCAAAAGGGAAATTCATCTTGTATTCTATTATTTCCAATGTCGAGACCCCTTAGACTTTGGCAATTGACTAAGGATTTAGGTAATCGCCCGTGGAATTTGTTATTACCCAAATTGATGGAAACGAGACTACAATTCATAGAAAAGGTGGATGGAATGAGGCCACCAAATTGATTTTGGTTTAGATGAAAGATGGTCAAAATTCTGCTGAAGTTCCCAAGGCACTGTGGCAGTCTTCCTTCCAAAGTATTATTTGAGAGAAGAAGATAATAAAGCCGTGACAACTTGCAAATGGAGGATGGGAGCTCGCCATTTAATTTGTTGGAAGAGAGATATAAGGAACCCAGATTTGAAAGATTTCCAATAGTGGATGGAATTGTACCTTCAAACCATTTATTTGAAAGATAAAAGAAGGAtacaaatcaaatttatttatactgaaaaatacacatacataaCATGACAGTTATCTGCATTAGATATTAATATTTTACAGTAGAGGGACCACATAAAATCAAAGTGTTTGTCAAGATgacatttaaataaaattagcaTAATTTTCAGATATA
This genomic interval from Salvia splendens isolate huo1 chromosome 13, SspV2, whole genome shotgun sequence contains the following:
- the LOC121761764 gene encoding probable LRR receptor-like serine/threonine-protein kinase At3g47570; the encoded protein is MVDMEANWTAGTSVCTWRGVTCDSSNSRVTHLHLNYKGLRGCIAPEIGNISFLVSVDLSDNYFHGPLPKDICRYNNLPRLKELQLFNNKLEGEIPMSLGECPQLELLDLSFNNFSGHMPTQIGNITHLKTLDLGFNNLRGTIPKEIGLLKKLKVMDLSYNKLSESIPREVWNMTNLIQLWLSDNFLSGVIQQEIGHLANFQRLGMSSNELSGSLPSAVLSTYLLWIPLTYQVTHFVVHFIRKFRT